A portion of the Magnolia sinica isolate HGM2019 chromosome 17, MsV1, whole genome shotgun sequence genome contains these proteins:
- the LOC131231734 gene encoding meiosis-specific protein ASY3-like, translated as MGKCQSVSNNFYPSNQSRKISIGITVEAPAKTRTEARKEGKVASRTMEKKVTSSQGKSMEADKDTRLKSVLKGKQAEVPDQETAAWFSTRSLYQETAITNTVQLYASRTSILQSSDGLHKKFDGVTYGRKTEKRENVERVEEFAFATTQKMHVSDKGAEGEKLETTSLKVEVKNLKSGKRGDCKGVFVKPWKNSDSIETDSESPNQNALRPFTHSLTQKKAVNKTQRKLQHEINKGVNVVLTSSCFKLKCPEKNVFAFDEAEGRVGILHWTANGSSSFCKRKKRGKRSTRIQAPRICLSRKPFCKKSLQSPAREKTPSPPEKTAPKVDTEACFHSPPSQSQNNKYSLKPKNLFLEEFQDSK; from the exons ATGGGCAAATGCCAAAGTGTTAGCAACAATTTTTATCCAAGTAACCAGTCTCGGAAGATCTCAATTGGAATTACAGTAGAAGCACCTGCGAAGACCAGAACTGAAGCTAGAAAGGAAGGTAAAGTTGCATCACGGACGATGGAGAAGAAAGTTACTTCTTCTCAAGGAAAAAGCATGGAAGCAGACAAGGACACACGGTTGAAATCTGTATTAAAAGGGAAACAAGCAGAAGTGCCAGACCAGGAGACTGCAGCATGGTTTTCTACGCGATCATTATATCAAGAAACAGCAATAACAAACACAGTTCAGCTTTATGCAAGTCGAACTTCCATTTTACAGTCCAGTGATGGTTTGCATAAGAAATTTGATGGTGTTACCTATGGAAGGAAgacagagaagagagaaaatgtgGAAAGGGTGGAAGAATTTGCATTTGCAACTACACAGAAAATGCATGTGTCAGATAAGGGAGCGGAGGGAGAAAAACTGGAGACAACG TCACTCAAGGTGGAAGTTAAGAATTTAAAATCAGGTAAAAGGGGGGATTGTAAGGGTGTTTTCGTCAAACCTTGGAAGAATTCAGATTCCATTGAAACTGATTCTGAAAGTCCTAACCAAAATGCTTTGAGACCTTTtactcattctttaactcaaaaGAAAGCTGTGAATAAAACGCAGCGGAAGTTGCAGCATGAGATCAACAAGGGTGTGAATGTGGTACTTACCTCGAGTTGCTTTAAACTGAAGTGTCCAGAAAAGAACGTCTTTGCTTTTGATGAAGCAGAAGGAAGAGTGGGAATCTTACACTGGACTGCCAATGGTAGCTCCTCTTTCTGTAAAAGGAAGAAGCGTGGGAAACGGAGTACTAGAATTCAGGCCCCTAGGATCTGCCTCTCTAGGAAACCATTTTGTAAGAAGAGTTTACAATCCCCTGCAAGGGAAAAAACACCCTCACCACCTGAGAAAACAGCACCAAAGGTTGATACAGAGGCATGCTTTCACAGTCCCCCATCGCAGAGCCAGAACAATAAATATTCCCTGAAACCCAAGAATTTGTTCCTAGAAGAATTTCAGGATTCAAAATAA